The nucleotide sequence CAAACGCTTGATTTCAGCCACCAAATCATGCTCGAGCTGCCACATCCGCCCCAAAAACAACTTTCTGCCCTGCAACACCAACGGCGACGTGCCCTGCCCGACCGTCGGCGCCAATCCCGCCAATTCGTCCGCCTCGCCCTCATCCAGCCACACAAACGAGTGCCCGTTCTGCAAAGCCGCAAACAGCCGCAACACATAAGGCGTCAGCACCGCAGCATGCTCCGGTACGCAACGCTCCAGCAAATGCCCGGCCGCTTGAGCGGCGGCAAGGTTCAAATCATCGGCGGTATTCTCAGCCATTTTCGTTTCCCGTATTGAAAAAAGGTCGTCTGAAAATGGACATCCGGTTTTCAGACGACCTGTATTATATCGGACAAAACAAAAATTTCCGCGACGGCAGCCTGTCAGGACGGTTTACTTCCAGCGCAATCCCAAGGTCGTCTGAAAGCCCGGCAACAGTCCCGCTCCATTTGCGGATATAATCGCCCTTCCCTGTTTTCAGACGACCCCTGCCATGCTCAGCTACCGCCACGCCTTCCATGCCGGCAACCACGCCGATATGCTCAAACATTTCACCCTCTTCCTTACGCTGGAATATTTCAACCTCAAAGACAAACCGTATTGGTATATCGACACCCACAGCGGCGCGGGTTTGTATGATTTGCGCGGAGAGCAGGCGCAGAAGGTCGGAGAATACCGGCAGGGGATTGCACGGCTGCTTCAAGCAGATGCGCTGCCTTCGGATTTGTCCGACTTTACCGGTCGTCTGAAAGAAATCCTGCCCGATGAAAACCTCTACTGCGGCTCGCCCTGGCTTGCCCGCTTTCTCACCCGCGACTGCGACAAACTTCGCCTATTCGAGCTTCATCCTGCCGATTTTGCGCATTTGCAAAACAACATGAAAGAAGCCCGCCTGGGCAAACGCGGGCAAATCGCGCAAGCCGACGGCTATCGCGGACTGATTTCGCTGCTTCCCCCTCCGCCGCGCCGCGCCGTGGTACTGATCGACCCACCCTATGAGGAAAAACAGGATTACCGCCGCGTCGTCCAAACCCTGCAAGACGCGCTCAAACGTTTCGAGTCGGGCTGTTATCTGGTTTGGTATCCCTGCTTGAGCCGCGAAGAGAGCCGCAAGCTGCCGGAACAGTTGAAAAAACTCATGCCCGAAAATTACCTTCAAGCCGAGCTTTATGTCCACAAACCGCGCGAAGACGGGTTCGGTATGCACGGCAGCGGGATGTTCGTCCTCAATCCGCCCTATCTGCTGGCAAAAAAATTGGCGGATACGCTGCCCAAGCTGACGGAAATTCTGGCTCAAGATGATGCGGCGCGTTTCGTTTTAGACTATCAAATCAAATAAACCGGCAAAGGTCGTCTGAAAACTGGAAAACAGTTTTCAGACGACCTTCCCCTATCGTTTTCCGCTAAAATACCCGTCTCTTTTTCCTTCTTGACCGTCTTCAATGTCCCAGCGCAAAATCATCCATATCGACATGGACGCGTTCTACGCATCGGTGGAACTGCGCGAGCAGCCGCATTTGAAAGGGCTGCCCGTGGTCGTCGCGTGGGAGGGCGCGCGTTCGGTGATTTGCGCCGCATCGTATGAGGCGCGGCAGTTCGGGCTGCATTCCGCGATGTCGGTGGCGACAGCGAAAAGGCTGTGTCCGCAAGCGGTGTATGTGCCGCCGCATTTCGATTTGTACCGTCAGGTTTCCGCGCAGATTCACGCCGTATTCAGGCGCTATACTGATTTAATCGAACCCCTGTCGCTGGACGAAGCCTATCTTGACGTTACCCATAATTTCAAAAACATCCCTTACGCCAGCGAAGTTGCCAAAGAAATCCGCGCCGCCATTTTTGCGGAAACCGGCCTGACCGCTTCCGCAGGCATCGCGCCGAACAAATTTCTAGCGAAAATCGCGTCGGACTGGCGCAAGCCGAACGGGCAATTCGTCCTGCCGCCGCACAAGGTCATGGCTTTTTTGGAAACCCTGCCTTTGGGCAAAATCCCCGGCGTGGGCAAGGTAACGCTGAAAAAAATGCAGTCGCTGGGCATGCAGACAGCAGGCGATTTGCGCCGTTTCGAGCGCGGCGAACTTTTAAACCATTTCGGACGTTACGGCTACCGCCTTTACGATTTGGCGCGCGGTACGGACGAACGCCCCGTCAAAGCCGAACGCGAACGCCTCCAAATCTCCACCGAAATCACCCTGCCCGAAGACCTGTCGCTCGAACAAGTCGCCGGACACCTGCCCCACCTTGCCGAAGACCTGTGGCGGCAAATCGAGCGAAAAAACGTCGAAGCCAAAGGTGTAACCCTCAAGCTGAAAACCCATGATTTCCGCATCATCACCCGCTCCCTGACCTACTCTTCCGTCCTTCCCGACACCGACGCCCTGCTTTGCGCCGCGCAAACCCTGATGCAGCGCGTGCCGCCCCAGCGCGAAGACGCCTTCCGCCTGATCGGCATAGGCGTGAACCACCTCGTGCCGAAAGACCAGCAGCAATCGCTTTGGTTATAAAGAAATAGAAAAGCATTCTTTCCCCTTCACGCGAGACCGCCCGACAATAATGTTCCGAACAAACTTTCAGACGACCCCTTTTTGCCGCAAGAGAGGTCGTCTGAAAACAAAAATCAAGGAACAGCCAACCATGTCCCTCTTCCGTCCCCAGCTTTGGACTATACCGACGACAGGCGAAGCCGAACGGCGCCGGCTGCCCGAGTTGGTCGCCACGCTCGAAACCCGCCTCAAACACATCGCCCGCCGCTATCCGCAAGCCGTTTTCGCCTCCAGCCTTGCCGTCGAAGACATGATCGTTACCGACGCCATCTGCCGCCTGAAACTCCCCCTGCGCATCATTACCCTCGACACCGGCAAGCTCAATCCCGAAACCGCCGCCCTGATTACCGCCGTCAACGTCCGCTACCAAACCGAGCTGGAAGTCTTCCACCCCAATCCCGACAGCGCGCGGCAGTTTGAACAGGAATTCGGCGCAACCGCCATGTACGACAGCGTCGAGCTGCGCCGCCGTTGCTGTCACATCCGCAAAATCGAGCCGCTCAACCGCGCCCTGAAAAACGCCCCCGCCTGGCTGACCGGTCAACGCCGCAGCCAATCGGCAACCCGCAGCGAATTGGATTTCGAAGAAACCGACCACAGCCGCAACATCGCCAAGTTCAACCCCATTTTCGACTGGGAAGAAAACGACGTCTGGGCATACGCGCAAGCCTACGACGTTCCGCTCAACGCCCTGTATTTCCAAGGCTACCCGAGCATAGGCTGTGAACCTTGCACCCGCCCCGTCAAAGCAGACGAAGACATCCGCGCCGGACGCTGGTGGTGGGAAAGCAAGGACAGCAAAGAATGCGGGCTGCACAAATAACCCTTGTCAGGCAAGGCAAAAAGGTCGTCTGAAAAACCAAATTCAGTTTTTTTCAGACGACCTTTTTCATGAGGTGGCATTCCTTAAATTTTTCAAGTGTGAAAAACGGAAGTTTTCTATTTTAAATTATTATCCATTCCTAAAACGACAATATCGTTTTTAAAAAAATGAATTCGCTTTAACTTCATAGCCTTAAATTAATTAGCAAAAGAAGGCTTGACCTAATGATTTAATATGGCTATGGTTTAATAAAAAATAACAATATTCCACATACGCACCGCAATGCTTTTTTCCCTCCTCCTTACAGAAAGGATATTGCAATGCCCTGCTTGATCCGTACGTTGCCTCGTCTGACTGTCTTCCTGCTGTCCACCTTCGCAGCATTCTCTGCCGCCGCACACGGCAGCCACACCCATTGGGGTTACACCGGACACGACTCCCCCGAAAGCTGGGGCGAGCTTTCTGAAGAGTTCCGTTTATGCTCCACAGGCAAAAACCAATCTCCCGTCAACATTACCGAAACCGTCTCAGGCAGACTGCCCGCCATCAAAGTCAATTACAAACCGAGCGCCGTTAACGTGGAAAACAACGGCCACACCATCCAAGTCAACTACCCGGAAGGTGGCAATACCCTCAGCGTAAATGGTCGCACCTACACCCTGAAACAATTCCATTTCCATGTACCCAGTGAAAACCAAATCAAAGGCCGCACCTTCCCGATGGAAGCCCACTTCGTCCACTTGGACGAAAACCGCCAGCCTTTGGTATTGGCAGTATTGTACGAACCTGGCAAAACCAACGACCGCCTCGCACCTATATGGAACGTGATGCCGATGAAGGAAGGAAAGGTAAACCTCGACAAAGCTTTCGACGCCGGCACCCTGCTGCCGAAACGGTTGAAATACTACCGCTTCGCCGGTTCGCTGACCACACCGCCGTGCAGCGAAGGCGTATCGTGGCTAGTGCTGAAAACCTACGACCACATCGATCAGGCGCAGGCAGAAAAATTCACCCGCGCCGTCGGCTCGCATAACAACCGCCCCGTCCAGCCGCTTAACGCGCGTGTTGTCATCGAATAAACAGTAAAGCCGTAAACGAAAAGGTCGTCTGAAAACCTAAATTTGGTTTTTCAGACGACTTTTTTCGCTCTTCATCACAATGTTTCCGGAACAAAGTCATCGGCTTGGGTTTCAACTCAAGCCGATTTCGCCAGCAGCTCCGCTCAAAAATACCCCGCCTTTTTACGCTCTTCCATCGCCGCTTCCGACACGCGGTCGTCCATGCGCGTGGCGCTGCGTTCGGAAATGGTGGCTGCTGCGGTTTCTGCGATGATGTCTTCGGGCGTGGCGGCGGTGCTGGCTACGGGGCAGGTGCAGGAAATGTCGCCGACGGTACGGAAGCGCACGTCGCGGATTTGGGAAACTTCGCCTTCGCGTTTCGGCGTCAGCGGGGTAACAGGAACGAGCAGCCCGCCCCGTTCGACGACTTCGCGTTTGTGGCTGTAATAAATCGGCGACAGCGCGAGCTTTTCGCGGGCGATGTATTGCCAGATGTCGAGTTCCGTCCAGTTGGAGATGGGGAACACGCGCATGTTTTCGCCGCTAAAGAGCCGCGTATTGTAGAGCGACCAGAGTTCGGGACGCTGGCTTTTCGGGTCCCATTGTCCGAATTCGTCGCGGAACGAAAATATCCGCTCCTTCGCCCGCGCTTTTTCCTCATCGCGCCGCGCGCCGCCCATCAGTGCGTCAAAGCCTTGTTCTTCAATGGTTTCCACCAGCGTAACCGCCTGCGCGGCGTTGCGTGAATCGGATTCGCGGCGCAGGACGACCGTGCCTTTTTTGATGGAATCTTCGACGCTGCCGACCACCAGCTGTACGCCCGTGCGCGCCACGGTTTCATCGCGGAACTGAATCACTTCGGGGTAGTTATGTCCCGTATCGACGTGCAGCAGCTTGAACGGCAGCTTGAGCGGGCGGCCTTCGAGCTTGAACGCTTTGACCGCCAGCGCCAGCAAAACGACGGAATCCTTGCCGCCGGAAAACAGCAGCGCGGGATTTTTCGCTTCGGCGACGACTTCGCGGATGATGTAGATGGATTCGGCTTCGAGCCAGTCTAAGTGGTGGTTTTGAATAGACATATTGTTCTCTTTAGCAAAACTCGGATAGGCGGTACTCTAAAGAGGTCGTCTGAAAAACGGAAAGAATGGTTTGTTTGAAGCAAAGATGATTTCGTTATATTGGCGGGATCGTCTGAAAAGGGATTGCCGTTTTCAGACGACCTTTTTGCTGCGTGGCAACGGAAGCGGCGCATATAACCAAACTCGATAAGATAAGCAAAAACCATTCTTTCCGCCGAAGCCTGCGGGATTTTAAGATGGGCGGCACGATAGCTTAATAAGAGAACACGCCATGAACCATTATCCCCTGTTTGCCGATTTGAACGGCCGCCCCGTCCTGCTGGCGGGTGCGGGCAAAGTGGCGGAACGCAAAGCCGAAAGCCTGTTGCAGGCAGGGGCTGCGGTCAGGGTTGTCGCCCGCGAACTCAATCCCGTTTTCCAAAAATGGGCGGACGAAGGCAAAATCGAATGGCTGGGCAGCGAATTTTACGACGACGATTTGGACGACGTATTTTTCGCCGTCGCCGCCACCGACGATTACGCCTTCAACCGCCGCATTTTCCAAGCGGCGGAGCGGCGGGCTAAACTCTGCAACACCGTCGATACCGCGGATTTGTGTTCCTTCACCGTCCCCGCCGTCATCGACCGCAGCCCGCTCAAAATCGCCGTCTCCAGCGGCGCGACCGCCCCTGTTTTGGCGCGTAAGTGGCGGCAAATCATCGAAACGCTCATCCCGCTGCACACCGGTCAAATGGCGGCGCTCGCAGGCAAATGGCGCAACGCGGTCAAAGCCAACATCACAGGCACGACAAACCGCCGCCGCTTTTGGGAAAACCTGTTCGACAGCCGTTTTAACGCGCTCGCCGCACAGGGCAATCTTGATGCCGCCGAAGCAGAGCTTGCCGCGCAGCTTGACGGTTTCGGCGCGGCAAAAGGCGAAGTCGTCCTGGTCGGCGCAGGTCCCGGCGACGCAGGGCTGCTCACCTTGCACGCTTTGCAGGCGATACAGGCGGCAGATGTCGTGTTCCACGATGCCTTAGTTTCAGACGACGTCTTAAGCATGGTGCGCAAAGACGCGGACAAAATCAGCGTCGGCAAACGCGCAGGCTCGCACCACGTTCAACAAGAAGAAACCAACCGCCTCCTTGTCGAATACGCCCGCCAAGGTCTGCGCGTCGTCCGGCTCAAAGGCGGCGACCCCTTCGTTTTCGGGCGCGGCGGCGAAGAAGCCCAAGTTTTGCGGCAAGCAAACATCCCGTACCGCATCATCCCCGGCATCACCGCCGCACTGGGCGCGACCGCCTACGCAGGCATCCCCCTGACACACCGCGACTGCGCCCAAAGCGCGCTCTTCGTGACCGGACACAGCAAACACGACGGCCACCAGCCCGACTGGCGCACGCTCGCCCTCGACAACCAAACCCTGGTCGTCTATATGGGCACGCTCAAAGCCGCCGAAACCGCCGAAAAACTGATGGCGCACGGACGCAGCGGCGACACACCCGTCGCCATCGTCTCCAACGGCACGCTTCCGCACCAAAGCGTCGTGACGGGTCGTCTGAAAAACCTGTCCGAGCTGGCAGAAAACGCCCCGCGTCCCGCGTTGATTGTTATCGGCGAAGTCGTTTCCCTACGCGACGAATTGAAATGGTTTCAAGAAAATCCCGCGCAAAGCCGCCTTCACACGATGCACGAACAAGCCGCCTGAAGCGTTGTTCCAAATTATTTAAATAAACAAAAGGTCGTCTGAAAAACCAAATCCGGTTTTCAGACGACCTTATTCAAATCCTGATTATTTGCCTGAAGCCTTTTGCAACAAAGCGTACAACTCGTCTTTCAGCTTCAATTTGGCTTTTTTCAGCTCTTCAATCTCATCAGCACCGCTGGTAACAGGATTATTGACCAAACCTGTAATCTTATCGTCTAACTCATTATGCTCGTCAAACAGACGGGCGAAGTGGGCGTCTTCTTGTTTTAATTTGGAAATTAAATCGCGATATTCTGGAAACATTTTGTTTTCCTCTTTCGTTAATATGAATAAAACGGCGCAATGCCAAGAAAAGT is from Neisseria sicca and encodes:
- a CDS encoding phosphoadenylyl-sulfate reductase, with protein sequence MSLFRPQLWTIPTTGEAERRRLPELVATLETRLKHIARRYPQAVFASSLAVEDMIVTDAICRLKLPLRIITLDTGKLNPETAALITAVNVRYQTELEVFHPNPDSARQFEQEFGATAMYDSVELRRRCCHIRKIEPLNRALKNAPAWLTGQRRSQSATRSELDFEETDHSRNIAKFNPIFDWEENDVWAYAQAYDVPLNALYFQGYPSIGCEPCTRPVKADEDIRAGRWWWESKDSKECGLHK
- a CDS encoding YdcH family protein, with product MFPEYRDLISKLKQEDAHFARLFDEHNELDDKITGLVNNPVTSGADEIEELKKAKLKLKDELYALLQKASGK
- a CDS encoding 23S rRNA (adenine(2030)-N(6))-methyltransferase RlmJ, producing the protein MLSYRHAFHAGNHADMLKHFTLFLTLEYFNLKDKPYWYIDTHSGAGLYDLRGEQAQKVGEYRQGIARLLQADALPSDLSDFTGRLKEILPDENLYCGSPWLARFLTRDCDKLRLFELHPADFAHLQNNMKEARLGKRGQIAQADGYRGLISLLPPPPRRAVVLIDPPYEEKQDYRRVVQTLQDALKRFESGCYLVWYPCLSREESRKLPEQLKKLMPENYLQAELYVHKPREDGFGMHGSGMFVLNPPYLLAKKLADTLPKLTEILAQDDAARFVLDYQIK
- the cysD gene encoding sulfate adenylyltransferase subunit CysD — translated: MSIQNHHLDWLEAESIYIIREVVAEAKNPALLFSGGKDSVVLLALAVKAFKLEGRPLKLPFKLLHVDTGHNYPEVIQFRDETVARTGVQLVVGSVEDSIKKGTVVLRRESDSRNAAQAVTLVETIEEQGFDALMGGARRDEEKARAKERIFSFRDEFGQWDPKSQRPELWSLYNTRLFSGENMRVFPISNWTELDIWQYIAREKLALSPIYYSHKREVVERGGLLVPVTPLTPKREGEVSQIRDVRFRTVGDISCTCPVASTAATPEDIIAETAAATISERSATRMDDRVSEAAMEERKKAGYF
- the cah gene encoding carbonic anhydrase, whose protein sequence is MPCLIRTLPRLTVFLLSTFAAFSAAAHGSHTHWGYTGHDSPESWGELSEEFRLCSTGKNQSPVNITETVSGRLPAIKVNYKPSAVNVENNGHTIQVNYPEGGNTLSVNGRTYTLKQFHFHVPSENQIKGRTFPMEAHFVHLDENRQPLVLAVLYEPGKTNDRLAPIWNVMPMKEGKVNLDKAFDAGTLLPKRLKYYRFAGSLTTPPCSEGVSWLVLKTYDHIDQAQAEKFTRAVGSHNNRPVQPLNARVVIE
- the cysG gene encoding siroheme synthase CysG; translated protein: MNHYPLFADLNGRPVLLAGAGKVAERKAESLLQAGAAVRVVARELNPVFQKWADEGKIEWLGSEFYDDDLDDVFFAVAATDDYAFNRRIFQAAERRAKLCNTVDTADLCSFTVPAVIDRSPLKIAVSSGATAPVLARKWRQIIETLIPLHTGQMAALAGKWRNAVKANITGTTNRRRFWENLFDSRFNALAAQGNLDAAEAELAAQLDGFGAAKGEVVLVGAGPGDAGLLTLHALQAIQAADVVFHDALVSDDVLSMVRKDADKISVGKRAGSHHVQQEETNRLLVEYARQGLRVVRLKGGDPFVFGRGGEEAQVLRQANIPYRIIPGITAALGATAYAGIPLTHRDCAQSALFVTGHSKHDGHQPDWRTLALDNQTLVVYMGTLKAAETAEKLMAHGRSGDTPVAIVSNGTLPHQSVVTGRLKNLSELAENAPRPALIVIGEVVSLRDELKWFQENPAQSRLHTMHEQAA
- the dinB gene encoding DNA polymerase IV; protein product: MSQRKIIHIDMDAFYASVELREQPHLKGLPVVVAWEGARSVICAASYEARQFGLHSAMSVATAKRLCPQAVYVPPHFDLYRQVSAQIHAVFRRYTDLIEPLSLDEAYLDVTHNFKNIPYASEVAKEIRAAIFAETGLTASAGIAPNKFLAKIASDWRKPNGQFVLPPHKVMAFLETLPLGKIPGVGKVTLKKMQSLGMQTAGDLRRFERGELLNHFGRYGYRLYDLARGTDERPVKAERERLQISTEITLPEDLSLEQVAGHLPHLAEDLWRQIERKNVEAKGVTLKLKTHDFRIITRSLTYSSVLPDTDALLCAAQTLMQRVPPQREDAFRLIGIGVNHLVPKDQQQSLWL